GTTTCTCAACAAAGTGAATGTTCTAATTTAATTGAGGAAACTATATCTCATTTTGGGAAATTGGATATTTTAATTAATAATGCAGGTAGAACAATGTGGTGCCGTTTTGACGAAATTCAAGATTTAGGAATTGTAAAAGAGATAATGGAAACGAATTTTTACGGTTCTTTATATTGCACTTATTATGCTCTTCCCTATTTATACAAAACTCAAGGACATATTGTAGCGATTTCCAGTGTCGCAGGATTAACAGGGGTCCCATGCAGGACTATTTATTCCGCTAGCAAACATGCCATGGTTGGTTTTTTTGATTCGCTTCGTGTCGAGATAGAACCTAAAGGTGTGCATGTAACTATTGTAGCACCAGACTTTGTAAAATCGGAAATCCACAAAAGAGCATTAAAAGGAGATGGCTCATCTCTTGGGCAAACACCTATGGTAGAATCAAAAATTATGACGGCAGAGGAATGTGCAGAGTTAATTGTAAATGCTATTGTAAAAAAACAACGATTGCTAATTACTTCCACAAGAGGTAAAGTGGGAAGGTGGTTAAAATTAATATACCCCTCTTTAGTTGATAAAATAGCCCGAAAAGCCATTGACCAGAAATATTAAAGAGGTAAATTAACATTCAAAATCATAAATCAACACTTTATCCCAATATGAACTAAATTCAGATAAGAAGTTTTTATGTATCGTATGAACCTGATAAGCGTCATGCCCTTCTATATTGTTGAAAACCACTACAATCCCAAAGGTATAACTGTCATCAATCATGGGGCGTTTTACTGTATTTGCAGGTGTTCCTACATAAATTTGAGAAACAGTAGGTATTTTTGACAGTCCCAACAATCCTTCATAAAATGCCTGCTTTTTTGCCTCACATATTTCGGCTTTTAACCAAAAATAAACACTATGAACTAACATTTTCTATACCTCCTTCAATTGAAAATCGCAAATGATTAAAAAACCAGAATACAATAAATCCAAAAGCACCTGTAATATGCCATAAAGAATGCCAGCCAATAAACGCAGGCTTAATGAAGTCATCGCTTCCTGTGGCAAGTATTAAACCTAAAAGAAATATAGCCACTATTACTTTTAAAACAGATTTTTGTTTTTGAGTACATGTTTTTGAATAATAAGCCATAATTCCTACGGATAAAATTGCATTTAATATTAGTGCAGTCTCACCAAAAGTAAACCCACTTTTTTCGCCCAGAGGTAAAAATAAATTCGTAGGAGGAGAGAATATCTCATATCCTAATTTAAGAACAACAAGTATATTTATCAAGGTTATTACACTTACAAATTTTTTATAAAAAGTTTCAGTAAAAAAATCGCCTGCTAATGCTATTTCTAAAGCCCATACTAAAAGAATATTGCTCATTACATCCACCGATGTCCAGAATTGTTGCGTGGGGTACATGTGATGAATGATAGTTGGAATAGCAGTGATAATAATTGTAAGATAGAAGAATAACCAGCGTAGAGGCTGTTTCCCATCATACCACCAAAATAAAGTAACAAGAAGACCCGAACTTAAAGTAGCAAAGGAAGTAACAACATTGGCGATATGTGCATCATGTAAATACATCTTACTTATTCTCCTATATTTTGTTATCTGTAAAGATTTATTAAAACATTTATCCAATCCTTAAAGTCAAATTATAAAAAAGAAGGAATTAGATTATGAAAAAAATTGCTTTTCTTTTTTGTGTTCTTCTACTGTTTTATGTTTCTCTTCCTGCAAATTCTCAGGATATAGAAGCAAAAAAACAACAATATTTATTTTTCTGTGATGCATTGAATAATATTCCTGTTAATGCGACTCTTTTACAAGAAAAAACAAAAAAAATAGAAGAATTAAAGAGTAAGATATTGAATATTGCTTCAGAAACAGAAATGGAAATATATAAAGAATTTATAGAGGTTCGGGAATGGTTACTTAAAAATGCCATTGAACAGCCTGCTTTGTCTGAAGAAACTTTTACTGAAAATACAGACTCCTGGACTTTGGAAAATCAAAAAACAAAAGTCGTTCTAACGAAAAAGGAATTACAACTTATTGTTGATAATGAGGGACAACAATGGGAATTTTACCCTTCTGATGAAGATGATATTATCCTATCCAGTTCCAAATTTTCGTTAACTTCGGCTCGAAAAATAACCTGTGAAGCAATCACCACAGGATATGCAAAAGGGTTTGTTCTTCAATTTACGGACTTTGTATCCAATTCTGATTTAAAAATTTATATAACATTTTACCTATCGAATAACAATTTGACCATTGATATTTCTTCTTCGAACATTTCAGAGCAATTAAGGGAAATCAAGTTTCCCAAACCTGTCAAATTGAATGCCTCAGTAGATGAAAAAAGTGTTTTATGTGTTATGCAAGGGATGTTATTGCCTGCCAATTATCCACGAAAATTTTACGGTAAAGATTTGACAAATTCACGGATGTTGTATATGCCCTGGTGGGGACACATTAAGGGAGAACATGGTTTGTTATCCATTCTCGTCTCGTCCGATGATGCCGGGATTGAATATCAACACCCGGAAGGAGGTCCAACAAAGGTTCAACCAATATGGTATTCCAGTCTTGGGGAATTGGGATATTTGCGAACTATTGAATATTATTTTTATCCACATGCGACACATTCTACTCTGGCAAAACAGTATAGGGATTGGGTCAAGGAAAATAAAAATTTTGTCTCCCTTAAAGAAAAAATAGCCCGATGCCCAATTCTGGAAAAAATCATTGGTGTTCCTGTTATCCATGTAGGTGCCTTATATCATTTTGATGAACAAAGTGCTTACTTTAAAAAA
Above is a genomic segment from Candidatus Hydrogenedens sp. containing:
- a CDS encoding DUF5696 domain-containing protein; amino-acid sequence: MKKIAFLFCVLLLFYVSLPANSQDIEAKKQQYLFFCDALNNIPVNATLLQEKTKKIEELKSKILNIASETEMEIYKEFIEVREWLLKNAIEQPALSEETFTENTDSWTLENQKTKVVLTKKELQLIVDNEGQQWEFYPSDEDDIILSSSKFSLTSARKITCEAITTGYAKGFVLQFTDFVSNSDLKIYITFYLSNNNLTIDISSSNISEQLREIKFPKPVKLNASVDEKSVLCVMQGMLLPANYPRKFYGKDLTNSRMLYMPWWGHIKGEHGLLSILVSSDDAGIEYQHPEGGPTKVQPIWYSSLGELGYLRTIEYYFYPHATHSTLAKQYRDWVKENKNFVSLKEKIARCPILEKIIGVPVIHVGALYHFDEQSAYFKKDNPQSNHQLIPYNKIAEQLQELKRKGMESAYVHLDGWGYLGYDSGHPDVVPPGYEAGGLEGLKQLSQTCKELGYIFALHDQYRDFYLNAVSFNPRLAISNQAGFKEQHKVWCGGPQMILSPRFVPPYVQRNHNWLINHGLEIQGVYLDVFSVVPLEESYEPFCLITRAECGQYRKAAFQFLKSKGYIMSSEEPTEYFVSVIDLVHHGPYWLQPSLDGGERVGIPIPLFNLVYHDALIMPWSITEDGGWGIPKGDAGYLHCILNAGMPYLNISADEKEINRIKELCALAKHCQFLDLVNHEFLDDTYRKQKTTYSDGTTITVDFDNKTYVIKYPEK
- a CDS encoding SDR family oxidoreductase — translated: MNLKFKDKVVIITGASEGIGRALAKVCSREGAKVVISARNETRLIELAEEIKNDNNEVRIIKADVSQQSECSNLIEETISHFGKLDILINNAGRTMWCRFDEIQDLGIVKEIMETNFYGSLYCTYYALPYLYKTQGHIVAISSVAGLTGVPCRTIYSASKHAMVGFFDSLRVEIEPKGVHVTIVAPDFVKSEIHKRALKGDGSSLGQTPMVESKIMTAEECAELIVNAIVKKQRLLITSTRGKVGRWLKLIYPSLVDKIARKAIDQKY
- a CDS encoding Dabb family protein, encoding MLVHSVYFWLKAEICEAKKQAFYEGLLGLSKIPTVSQIYVGTPANTVKRPMIDDSYTFGIVVVFNNIEGHDAYQVHTIHKNFLSEFSSYWDKVLIYDFEC